The Deltaproteobacteria bacterium genome includes a window with the following:
- a CDS encoding HDOD domain-containing protein has protein sequence MSPFKALTLNKNVVTSTFNERQIMTETAQQDKLPIAKGSTEEISSHVGDHDGSVSSNDKLARLVGKIDKSDISSIKQVVTKLVEIINDPNSGAKELKDVIDKDPPLSARLLKRANSAYYGYRRKIHAIQDAIVCVGFNTVRELAISQKVSEVFQDNSSYEDYSRPALWEHSFAVALCSKLTYTKEFRQPGENIYVAGLLHDLGIIAEDQFLQNEFRLALEESKRNRQNLPDTEEKTLGFNHSDIGREIADSWEFPYELVKAIGSHHDPEKAEGESKRFILTLYISDYVCQRNEIGYCDAPYKKDERLYYKCLKELGIKGMAMNLIVEDVQKKISDLKSAGWL, from the coding sequence GTGTCCCCGTTCAAGGCACTTACCTTGAATAAAAATGTAGTGACAAGCACCTTCAATGAGAGGCAGATCATGACGGAAACAGCTCAACAAGATAAGTTGCCAATAGCCAAAGGGTCTACCGAAGAGATATCTTCCCACGTTGGGGACCATGACGGCTCAGTGAGTTCCAATGACAAGCTTGCCCGACTTGTTGGAAAGATTGATAAGTCTGATATTTCATCTATCAAACAGGTGGTAACAAAACTTGTAGAAATAATAAACGATCCCAATTCCGGTGCAAAGGAGTTAAAAGACGTAATTGACAAAGATCCTCCTTTATCAGCAAGATTACTGAAACGCGCCAATTCAGCTTATTACGGTTACCGAAGAAAAATTCATGCGATACAAGACGCTATTGTGTGCGTTGGATTCAATACTGTAAGAGAGTTAGCAATAAGTCAAAAGGTCAGCGAGGTGTTTCAGGACAATTCCAGCTATGAAGATTATTCGAGACCTGCGTTATGGGAGCACAGCTTTGCAGTTGCCCTATGTAGCAAGTTGACTTACACAAAGGAATTTAGGCAGCCAGGAGAGAACATATATGTGGCGGGTTTGTTGCATGACTTAGGTATTATAGCAGAAGATCAATTCCTCCAGAACGAATTTCGGTTGGCTCTTGAGGAGTCGAAAAGGAACAGACAGAATCTGCCAGATACGGAAGAGAAAACCCTAGGTTTTAATCATTCAGATATTGGACGAGAAATAGCTGATAGCTGGGAATTTCCCTATGAATTAGTTAAGGCTATAGGGTCCCATCATGACCCAGAGAAGGCTGAGGGCGAATCTAAGAGATTCATTCTTACATTGTATATTTCAGACTATGTTTGTCAAAGGAATGAAATTGGGTACTGTGATGCACCTTACAAAAAGGACGAGCGTCTATATTACAAATGTCTAAAGGAGCTGGGGATCAAAGGAATGGCGATGAATCTTATAGTGGAAGACGTTCAGAAGAAAATTTCGGACTTGAAATCGGCAGGATGGCTGTAA
- a CDS encoding 2-oxoacid:acceptor oxidoreductase subunit alpha, whose amino-acid sequence MEKYPEKKDDISIVLCGAAGQGVQTVEQLLTHLFKRSGYNLFATKEYMSRVRGGSNSTELRVSSWRVQAYLDRIDILFPLSREAMKHVEHRVTGETIILGEKEKLLSPDGSQDMAIIDIPLSDIASKIGGAIYANIIATGVIAALFDMDRQSIIDDLSRRFSKKGDTVLANNIRAIEHGYDIGHGLIRSGAVTITMKKHSDVADDIIISGGEAVGMGAIAGGCNFISSYPMTPSTAVLTFLAQQSKAFDIIAEQAEDEIAAMNMAIGAWYAGARGMVTTSGGGFALMTEGLSLAGMMESPMVIHLAQRPGPATGLPTRTEQGDLDLALYAGHGEFPRIIFAPGTLQQAFELTAKAFNLADKYQVPVFILTDQYFIDSYYNTPRIDVSGCEIERYIVATEKGYARYALTENGISPRGIPGDGKGLVVVDSDEHDEAGHLTEDHHVRISMVDKRLGKTALLQQEAVFPEVLGKSACKTMIVCWGSTFTIASEAIRRLGRDDICLAHFSQVYPLHPRTADILSKPDRLVIVENNATSQFARVLKIHADIDMKRKVVKYNGLAFSVEELENGLGELL is encoded by the coding sequence ATGGAAAAATACCCAGAAAAAAAAGATGACATATCCATTGTGCTCTGCGGCGCCGCCGGGCAAGGGGTTCAGACCGTCGAACAGCTTTTGACCCATCTGTTCAAACGGTCAGGCTACAATCTTTTCGCCACCAAAGAGTATATGTCCAGAGTCCGCGGCGGCAGCAATTCAACAGAATTGCGCGTCTCATCATGGAGGGTTCAGGCGTACTTGGACAGAATCGATATCCTGTTTCCCCTGAGCCGCGAGGCCATGAAACATGTGGAGCACAGGGTTACGGGAGAAACCATTATCCTGGGTGAAAAGGAGAAGCTTCTGAGTCCTGATGGCAGCCAGGACATGGCCATCATCGATATTCCACTATCGGATATCGCCTCCAAGATCGGGGGCGCCATATATGCCAATATCATAGCAACAGGGGTCATCGCCGCCCTTTTTGACATGGACAGGCAAAGCATAATCGATGACCTGAGCAGGCGTTTTTCTAAGAAGGGCGACACGGTCTTGGCCAATAACATACGTGCCATCGAGCATGGTTATGACATTGGCCATGGCCTGATACGTTCCGGGGCTGTGACCATTACGATGAAGAAGCATTCGGACGTGGCCGACGACATCATTATCAGCGGCGGAGAGGCCGTCGGCATGGGAGCCATTGCCGGAGGATGCAATTTCATTTCCTCCTACCCCATGACGCCGTCAACCGCTGTCCTGACATTCCTTGCCCAGCAATCAAAGGCATTCGACATCATCGCAGAGCAGGCAGAAGATGAAATAGCGGCTATGAACATGGCCATAGGGGCGTGGTATGCCGGAGCAAGGGGCATGGTGACGACCTCGGGCGGGGGCTTCGCCCTTATGACCGAGGGATTGAGTCTCGCCGGCATGATGGAATCGCCCATGGTGATCCATCTGGCCCAGAGGCCGGGGCCGGCAACGGGCTTGCCGACGAGAACGGAACAGGGTGATCTCGATCTGGCGCTCTATGCAGGACATGGCGAATTCCCGCGGATTATTTTCGCTCCCGGAACACTGCAACAGGCCTTTGAACTGACGGCCAAAGCCTTCAACCTGGCGGACAAATACCAGGTGCCGGTGTTCATTCTCACCGACCAATATTTCATCGATTCCTATTACAACACCCCGAGAATCGATGTGTCGGGCTGCGAAATCGAAAGATATATCGTTGCCACTGAGAAGGGTTATGCGCGATATGCCCTGACCGAAAACGGCATTTCACCTCGGGGGATCCCCGGAGACGGCAAAGGGTTGGTTGTCGTTGACAGCGACGAGCATGACGAGGCAGGACATTTGACGGAAGATCATCATGTCAGAATCAGCATGGTGGACAAACGTCTCGGGAAAACGGCACTTTTGCAGCAGGAGGCCGTATTTCCCGAGGTTTTGGGAAAAAGCGCCTGCAAAACGATGATCGTCTGCTGGGGATCTACATTCACCATCGCCAGCGAGGCGATCCGGCGCCTGGGGCGGGACGATATCTGTCTCGCTCATTTCAGCCAGGTTTACCCGCTCCACCCCCGTACGGCGGACATTTTGAGCAAGCCAGACCGGCTTGTGATAGTGGAAAACAACGCCACATCCCAGTTTGCACGGGTACTCAAAATACACGCGGACATTGATATGAAAAGGAAGGTTGTCAAGTATAACGGGCTGGCCTTTTCGGTGGAAGAACTCGAGAACGGACTGGGCGAATTGTTATAG